A segment of the Flavobacteriales bacterium genome:
CCATGCCGATGGCCAGCTGCCCCATGGTGAGCATCTTGTAATGGTCACGGTACAGGTCCTCATCCGTGCGCTGCATGCCAAGGCCGCTGAGGTCCATGGTGATCACGTCCTTGACGAAGGTGCCGCGCATCATGGGCCATCGCGCCCGGCGGTCCGGCGGTGCGCCGCCCTCATCGTAGAAGTGGCCATCCTCGAGGGTGAGCACCAGGAAATTGCCATCGGCGCTGCGCTCCATGAGGCCGCGCGCGGCGCGGATCACGGTGCCGTTGCCGCGCCGCGAGCCGCGATGATCGTAGATGAGCACATCGGTCAGGCGGCCGCTGTCCACGTCCTTCTCCATCACGCGTATGGAGAATCCGTCGATGCCGTTGTAGAAGATGCCCGGGGTGATGCTCAGCGCGGGCTTCTTCTCGCGCATGTCATAGAGCAGGCTGTGGAATTTGAGGTTGGCCAGCGGCAGCACGTTGTTGCTGAAGAACAGCGAGGATCCTGCGAGCACCACGGTGAAGGCGATCAGCGGCAGCAGGATCCGGCCAAGGCCCAGTCCGGCCGAGCGCATGGGCACCAGCTCGCTGTTCTCGCCCAGGCCGCCCATGGTCATCAATGAAGCCAGCAGGATCGCCAACGGCAGGGCCAGCGGAACGAAGCTTGATCCAGCGTAGAGCAGCAGCTCCAGCACAACGCTCATCGGCAGGCCCTTGCCCATGAGCTCATCCACATACTTCCACAGGAATTGCATCACCAGGATGAAGACAACCACCAGGAAGGTGATGGCCAGCGGGCCTACGAAGACCCGGATGATCATGCGGTGCAGTTTCTTCATGCCTTGCGGCCGGAGTGCGGTCGCAAAGGTGCGGCGATCAGGGTCCTAAGCGCCTAGTACGCGCGTGAGGTTGGCGATCTGTGAGGCCCAGAGCCCGCGCACATTCTCCACCTCGTCGGGCCAGGCGTGGTCGGTGACGATCAGCGCCACCTCATTGGTCATGTCGTCGATGCGGATGCGGAATTCGAAATAGGCCGCCGGGTCGTCGTTGTCGTCGATTCGTCGGAACCTGATCACTTCCGGGGCCTTGCGGCCGATCATGGTCGTGGCTTCCTCATCGGTGCCCCACTTGAAGGTGTACTGGTCGCCGCGCACATCCACATCGTCGCAGTACCATTCGCTGAAGCCGCTGGGTGAGCTGATCAGCTCGTACAGCACGTTCGGGTTGCTGTGCATCTCGAATTCCATGGTCACGCGCTCCTTCAAGGGTTTCATCTCCTCAGGGCGTTGCGCGGGCTTAGCCACAGGCTTTGGAACTGGTGCCGCCTTCGGCGCCGCGGTCTTCGCGGCAACTGCTGCTGCAGGTTTGGCTGTAGCGGATCTTACTACTGGCTTGGGAGCGGTGGCGGTTTTCCGGACGGGCGCCGTTGGCTTCTTGGCTGCAGGCTTGGGTGCTTTCGCCTTATCGGCGGCCACCACGGCCTTCTTCTGGAGCGGCTTCACCGGCATCGGCTTCTTGGTTACCGCCTTCTTGTTCGCAGCCTTGCCTGTAGGCCGGGGCTTTGAAGATCTCGTCGAAATGGTCCCTGCTGCGCGATTCGCGGCTGCTTTCGGATTGCCCTTCACGGCTTTGCCGGAGCGCGCTGCGGCTTTCTTCTTCACCGGCGCCGATCGCTTGCTCACTGGCTTCTTGTCGCGTGGTGCAGCGGATTTCTTCTTCTTGGCCATTCGGGTAGGGCGTTGATAGGGTGGCGGCTAAAGATAGAGGGGGCATTTTCCTGTGCAAGTGAGGCGTGTTCACCGATCCTATATTTGCCGCCCCTTGAACAAAAGGGCCTGGCGCGGTAGCTCAGCTGGTTAGAGCGCATGATTCATAATCCTGAGGTCGGGAGTTCAAGTCTCCCCCGCGCTACACAACCTCGGAAGCAAGCCCCTCTACTAGAGGGGTTTGTTGCGTTCAACGGATTTCCGTTTTACAAAATTGCTCCAAGTTCGATCCCTAAGGGCACCTATAGCCCCCACTTTCTAGTAACGGGTCGGGGTGCCCAAGAAGGGTACTACCGCGTTGCGGAGGAATTATCATGGGTGGAACGGAGCGCGTTCAAGTGCGAGGGGTTGCATGACCAGTCCATGGACACGTCCGCCAGACGCTCCTATCGCCGTTTTTGCGCACTTTCCTGCTGTGGCTGAGGGGGAAAGGCTTAGAGGCTTATTCCGCACAGGTAGACAATGACCCGCATCGCTCCGAAGACGATCGCCAAGACAGAAACTGTGCGCTGGACAGCTAGAAGCCCAGCCTTGCCATTGAGGAACCTTTCATGGGCAGCGGCATAACGGGCATTCCATGATTCGTCCATTGCAGCAGTGGGACCTTCCTCCTTGGGCATTGCGAGCAGTTCACGTTCGCCCCGCCGTTCATTGTTCTTGTAGATGAGCCACGCGGCGGACAGCGTGATCGACCATAGACCAAGGTCGATCGTGTTGAGAGACCTTAGGAAGCCAACACCCCCGCCGCAGGTAAACGCGTTGTAGGCAATGGCGATCACGAAAGGGCCAAGGATCAGGGTCAACCCAACCCAACCTGGCCAGTGCCCATCTTTCCGTTTGGTGGTCATCTATGAAGAAGAACTGGAACTGCGGATCATGGCGGCTAGAAGACGCGGGATCAAGTCCAATGGATGATGTGACCTTTCGACTGTGCCATGTCCAAAGCATCGCGCACCATGTGTTCAAGGTAGATATCGGGAGAAGTCAGGATCATGTTCAACACGTCAATTGGTTGTTCGCTGTTGCCTTGACCATCTACAGTGCATCGAAGTTCGATGGGCATTTTGGGATCAGATATCGTTGATGCTGATACTTCTCCATCCAGATCCACTTGGACATAGACAGGTCCGCGATTTCGATCGGTCAGAAACGAGAAATAAGCCGCATTGACGCGGGAAACAAAGAGAAGGCGGTGGACTGCGATAGTGGCCATAGCTGCTGTAATCGATACGAAGCTACCCACCGTCCGTCTGACATCCTCAGGGCCCGTACCCTTATGGTTGCGGTCTCAAGAGATCTTGGTACGAGCGCTCAAATTTGCTATCCATTCATGGTGCGCCACGAGACCGTCGCAGAACTCACGCTCTTCGGCCCCTTCAATTCCGAAGCGATACTCCGCACAATGCGTTCGGAGAAAGCCGTCATAGTGGAATCGCACGAGTACGTAGATATGGCGTAAGACTGTAGCGTGAGGTTCTCTTCCAATTGCGAACGCGAGAATCGTCCGTTCCTCGGAAACATGTACAGTGGTAAGGCACGCCATCATGGCCAGAGTGGTGGGCTTGTTGTGGAATTTGGAGAGCATCACTTTGATCGCTGTACGCAGGTCTCCGATCGCCCCTTTTTGCGTTCCGATGATCAGCATTGGCCCAACCCAGCAGCGTTCATTCACACATCGATTGCTAGCATCATCAACTTCATTCCCCCATGGTCATCGTGGCGCACATGAGCGCTCCATGGTAAATAGCCTTGGCTCCTACCGATCCAAGGTGTGGGTTTGATCCAGATCCGAAAATCTGGGGCAAAAAATTTGTGACGGATAGGGGCTTCTCGAATAGGCCCCTAGATCTAGGGGCTTATTTTCGATACGCCAATTCAGCCCTCTGAACAAACCCCCTGAATAGGGCCTTGTTCAGGGCCCTTCTCGTGCCAATGCTAATGAGCTAAGCTATCTGTCCATTGAACATGGTGTTGCGTAGTCACCTGTGGCAATCGGGTTGG
Coding sequences within it:
- a CDS encoding LptF/LptG family permease, translated to MKKLHRMIIRVFVGPLAITFLVVVFILVMQFLWKYVDELMGKGLPMSVVLELLLYAGSSFVPLALPLAILLASLMTMGGLGENSELVPMRSAGLGLGRILLPLIAFTVVLAGSSLFFSNNVLPLANLKFHSLLYDMREKKPALSITPGIFYNGIDGFSIRVMEKDVDSGRLTDVLIYDHRGSRRGNGTVIRAARGLMERSADGNFLVLTLEDGHFYDEGGAPPDRRARWPMMRGTFVKDVITMDLSGLGMQRTDEDLYRDHYKMLTMGQLAIGMDSLRLAVNERRDEQAAHLRNSLFALRSTPALPRATAPVKTGGTGAWLDSIPVQARGETFEMAMNMARANASYADRCAKEMEGRTSQLARFSAEWHRKPMLAAACLVFFLIGAPLGAIIRRGGMGLPVVLAILFFLVFHIVSFATEKLVIAGEMQGWPGIWMGLIVLLPIGLFITWKASSDSPLLDRDAYHRGWEKLRSHWRRSTKDADPAALQ
- a CDS encoding SRPBCC domain-containing protein — encoded protein: MKPLKERVTMEFEMHSNPNVLYELISSPSGFSEWYCDDVDVRGDQYTFKWGTDEEATTMIGRKAPEVIRFRRIDDNDDPAAYFEFRIRIDDMTNEVALIVTDHAWPDEVENVRGLWASQIANLTRVLGA